From one Pseudoliparis swirei isolate HS2019 ecotype Mariana Trench chromosome 5, NWPU_hadal_v1, whole genome shotgun sequence genomic stretch:
- the LOC130194216 gene encoding LOW QUALITY PROTEIN: transthyretin-like (The sequence of the model RefSeq protein was modified relative to this genomic sequence to represent the inferred CDS: deleted 1 base in 1 codon; substituted 1 base at 1 genomic stop codon): MVVHFLLGEISMLTKLQPLHGLFLASVVLLCNTLPTPMVMIPVRPSVHQLTKLQPLRGLFLASVVLLCNTLPTPMVTAGQTRGSDSKSPLMVKVLDAVKGTSAGSVALPLKVSQRTADEGWTXIATWGEVHDLITEQKSPAGVYRVDFDIKTYWKNEGSTSFYEVADLSINRSINSTSPRGAHCTVLVLDGTHLERVASYKQLGIRVDDMLTFEDQIE; the protein is encoded by the exons ATGGTGGTTCACTTCTTACTGGGGGAGATCTCCATG CTGACCAAGCTTCAACCACTGCACGGTCTGTTCCTGGCGTCTGTTGTGCTGCTCTGCAACACCCTGCCCACCCCAATGgtca TGATCCCTGTGCGTCCATCTGTCCACCAGCTGACCAAGCTTCAACCACTGCGCGGTCTGTTCCTGGCGTCTGTTGTGCTGCTCTGCAACACCCTGCCCACCCCAATGgtca CGGCAGGACAAACACGGGGCTCGGACAGCAAGAGTCCTCTGATGGTGAAAGTCCTGGATGCCGTGAAAGGGACTTCAGCCGGATCAGTGGCACTCCCACTCAAGGTGTCTCAGAGGACT GCTGATGAGGGCTGGACATAGATCGCTACCTG gggaGAGGTCCATGATCTCATCACAGAGCAGAAATCCCCAGCAGGCGTGTATCGTGTTGACTTTGATATCAAAACTTACTGGAAGAATGAGGGGAGCACGTCATTCTATGAGGTAGCTGATTTGAGTATAAACCGGTCAATCAACTCCACGTCACCGCGAG GTGCTCATTGTACAGTCTTAGTACTGGATGGCACCCATCTAGAGAGGGTTGCCTCTTACAAGCAACTTGGCATCAGGGTTGATGACATGTTGACCTTTGAAGACCAGATCGAATAA